CCTTTAGTATTAACAACTTCACCCGAAGCCGAGGAATTAAAATTTATTGCCAAAGGTTGCATTACCCGTAACCATTATTACCATTATATTGGTTTTGCAGCAACACAATGGAAACTTTTTGAAAATGAACGCACGTATCGGTTAAAGCCTTTGCTTTATGTTTATCGAGTTTTATTGACAGGGATTTATTTGATGCAAACAGGTATAGTCGAAGCTAACCTAATGAAATTAAATGAGGTTTTCAATTTACCATATATTCACGATTTAATTACCCAAAAGATAGCAGGTAAAGAAAAATCTGTTGTGTCAAATGTTAATGTAGATTTTCATCAAATAGAATATGAACGTCTGCGTCATAAGTTGCAGGAAGTATACGAATCTAGCCGATTACCTGAAGTACCTTCAGCGAATGCGGCTTTACATAATTTGCTAGTACGCCTGAGAACTAATGTAAAATTACGGAAATAAGTTTTATTTGTAAATCTTGTTTGAAAATATTTTTCTTACTTTCATGACTTCCAA
The Nostoc punctiforme PCC 73102 genome window above contains:
- a CDS encoding DNA polymerase beta superfamily protein, with protein sequence MMNIPPFINTIIGQQPYPLLFAIISGSHLYGFPSPDSDYDLRGVHILPVEEVVGLETGNETIEVSEIREALEIDLVTHDVKKFFLMLLKKNGYVLEQLYSPLVLTTSPEAEELKFIAKGCITRNHYYHYIGFAATQWKLFENERTYRLKPLLYVYRVLLTGIYLMQTGIVEANLMKLNEVFNLPYIHDLITQKIAGKEKSVVSNVNVDFHQIEYERLRHKLQEVYESSRLPEVPSANAALHNLLVRLRTNVKLRK